AGGATTACATGCCATAGCGATGGCAATCATCACGCGCTGACGCATGCCTCCGGACAGTTGGTGCGGATACTCGTCAACAATTTGCTCGGGACGGGGAATTCCGACCTTCTTCAGCATCTCGATAGCTTCCCGCTGAGCCTGACGCGGGGTCATGCCGCGGTGAAGAATCAATGTTTCACCAATCTGCCGCCCAATTTTGTGAACTGGATTGAGCGAAGTCATTGGCTCCTGAAAGATCATCCCGATCTCATTGCCGCGCACGCGACGCATCTGTGGCTCCGTGAGCTTTAATAGATCGCGGTCATTGTACACAATTTCACCGGTAACTTTTGTTGGATCTTTTAATAATCGCATAATGGACATCGAAGTTACGCTCTTACCACATCCAGACTCACCAACGAGTCCCAGCGTTTCACCCGCTCCGATGTGAAAGTTCACGCCTTGAACTGCCTTGTAGTATTTCTCGTCAATTTGAAATTGAATTTGCAAGTCCTTCACTTCGAGTACGTTCGACACAGCTTTCCCCTCTTTCCCTACAAAACACTTGATCGACCAGTCTAACACCCGGCCTAGCACTCCGGTTCTAGTCTATGGAAATATTAGAAAGGTCAAAAAGAAACTATGACTTTACATACGCTTAATAAAACGGCAAAAGGGTCACTCAAGTCAAGTAGAAGTATAACAAGTTTTCTTTAATTTCGTAACGGAGATTATTGGAACTGTAAGACGATGTCATTTTGCATTTCCTCAAATTGGTACGTATAGAGATTTTCTTGATCGGTCAATGTAGCCACATGGACAATAGACAAAAATTCCAGAACCGAATCACACGCGTTTGCCTCGTTGGGGTTACCCTGTGGTCCGCCACGTGGAATGTCGTAACGGCTAAACCACTATCAGACAGGAATTTGGATAACACTGCTATATACGCCTTTGGTAAGTCTTACGACTTAAGTCAGTACAATACACAGAAAGGTGCATTTCTCTTAACTGCCTACAACCTAGATAAACGTTCTACCGGAAAGTCACCAGGCGACCCAGGGTTCGGCATCACCGCCACCGGAACACTCGCGGAGACTGGGCGTACGGTTGCAGTTGACCCTCGAATTGTTCCATACGGGTCCCTGTTGTACATCGACGGTATCGGTTGGAGAGTGGCAGAAGACACTGGGGGTGCAATCCGAGGGCACCATATCGACGTGCTCGTTGACAGTCGACAAAAAGCCATGGTGTTTGGCGTAAAACGCGACTGCCAAGTGAAAGTGTTCATCCCCAATCGCACAAACTGGTCTGTTCGCGCAATACGAGACCAAAGCCAAGTCAGTTACAGATGAAAATACTGTACGATAGCTGACGAAAATGCAGGAAACATGGGCCCAAAACGTTCAACAGCCTCCCGTACTTCGTGTGGCTGTACATTGGCGTGATCACGGATAAAACGTGCTCGAAGAGGCATAATTTCACTGAATGACACGAACCAGTCATTTTCGAGGACATTTTCCTCCACGAGAACTTTTAAAATGTCGGCGTATCCGCCGGGATCGCGCATAACCAATGCATCAATGATAAGCGACCCAATATCGGTCGTATACTCAACGCTCGTATGAAGCGCGCGTTCTGCGGCCAAGCGCCACGTTAAGTCCAACTCCCAAGGGTCCTCCCTCTGTGCCAGGGTCAGCATCCACGAAACTCTCTCATCCAACCCCTTGAGCCATGCTCGAATTTGTTCTTTCTGCGCCTCCGTTACAAACATGCGCTTACTCCACTCCCTGCCTCTAAAACGTCCTTTACAAAGGGCCAGATGTCTTCGTACATGGTGTCTTTCATGATTGGGCTGATATCCTGACGATGTCTGGCATCGATTGGCTCAACGACGGGACGAAAAATACAGACGTCCATAATTTCGGACGCCTGAGGTCGCGCAGCGATGTCCAGAACGTCTGCCAGGTACACCCATTTTCGAACAGACTGTCGATGGTGAGATGTATCGAACTGATACTCAGCGACCCAATTCAACTTGCCGAGTGTGAGTCCGGCCTCCTCGAAGGCCTCTCTTCGTGCGGCTTCCTCCGGGCTCTCACCATGCTCCAACTTGCCGCCTGGCACTTCCCACCCGCGTGTGGGGTGGTGTACCCAGACGAGACCGCCAATCATAATAGGGAAAATGAGGACAGAATGTGGAAGTTCAGTCAGACGGCTTTGGTTCATGTGGAGGTCGTGCGCAGGCGACCAGATGTCCGTGTCCGATGCGTCCCGCATCGTTCACCACCACTTTCCGAAAAAAATCCCTATCACCAACCCGAGTAGACCACCTACAACAATTTCTCCAGGCTCATGACCGAGAATTTCTTTCAAACGTTCGCCTTCAAGTTGTTCCGCTGCAGCAGGCTCAGTGAGGGTGCGTTGAGAAAACTCCATCGCGATCCGGTTCAACAAAACTGCATGCTCACCCGCATGGCGGCGAATCCCACCGGCATCGTAAAGCACGATGGCGGCAAACACGACGGCCGTCGCAAAGACGGGCGATTGCGGTCCAACGACAAACCAGAGTGCAGTCGCAAGTGCGACAACCCCGGCAGCGTGTGAACTCGGCATGCCACCAGCGTCGATCACCTTATGGAAGTCCCACGAGCGTGTCTGGACAAAATGAACAGGGACTTTTAATGCTTGTGTGATAATAATTGCGCAAAGAGCGGCCATCAGTGGTGCATTGCTCCACAGGCCTTGCACAAAATGCGGAAAATCCGGCATGAATGCGTGCCCTCCCCAATAGGGCGGGCGCCTTGGCGGCGCCCATTTATCCACCGTTCACTTTACCATTGTTGAATATCCTTGACCACTGTACTGTCGAGACGTTTAACCAATTCCGTCACGAGACGTACACCATTTTCAAAATCGTCCTGGTGGAAAATGGCGTTGTGGCTGTGAATATACCTTGTTGCATAGCCAATGGCAACGCTCGGCACGCCTATCCCGTGCAGGTGGAATGCTCCCGCATCGGTGCCACCGCCTTGCAGGCTTTCGACTTGAACCGGAATTTTTGCGTCACTTGCCGTATCCAAGACAAAATCCCGGAAGCGGTTGTTCGGAATCATCGATCCGTCAAATATCATGAGCAGCGGGCCTTTCCCCACGTCAGCGAGATGTCCCCGCTCATCTTCACTTACACCTGGCGTATCACCCGCGATCCCGACGTCAAGGGCAATGGCAACATCCGGATCGACTTTGTGCACAAGCGTCCGTGCTCCACGGAGCCCGACTTCCTCTTGTGTCGTTGCCCCAGCATAGACGGTGTTCGGGTGTTTTTCACCTTGCAGATCGCGAAGGACCTCAAGTGCCGTAGCACAACCCAAGCGGTTGTCCAATGCTTTCGCAACAAACAGCTTCGAATTTGTCATTTGCGTAAATGGGCTCCACGGCACAATTGCGTCACCAGGCTTAACACCCATCTCTTCTGCTTCTTCTCGACTGAACGCGCCGATGTCAATAAACATATCCTTGATCTCGACCACTTCGTTGCGTTCTTTTGCTGGCAGGATGTGCGGTGGCTTAGAACCTGTTACACCGATGACGTCCCCTTTACGTGTCTGAACCACAACACGCTGAGAGAGCATCACTTGTGACCACCAACCGCCAATGGTTTGAAACTTGATAAATCCTTCCTTGGTGATGTTGGTGACCATAAAGCCGATTTCGTCCAAGTGGCCTGTAACCAGGACGCGCGGACCCTTTGCATCACCGGTCTTCACACCGACAATTCCGCCCGTATTGTCCCGCACAATGCTTTCGGACAAGGGTGTCAAATGCTGCTCATAGACTTTCCGAACGTTTGATTCGTAACCGGAAATGCCGTTCGCATCACACAATTCACGAATGACTTCAATTCGCGACTTCACGTTCATATCCCCCTAATCAGCAACTTCTGAAAACACAGAGCAACCCTATGGTACCACAACTGAATTTTCAATTCAGACAAGCCCGAAAGTCGTCTTCAACTGACGAGCCTGAACTGAATATCTTGTGAAGCGTAGCGACTCTAGAGGGGGCTTTGGAAATGGTTAAGATTGAGCCAATTTGGATAGATGGTTATGCCTTCACAACAACCCACGTTGCCCTGCCAAAGACAAACTTGCTAATGGTCAGCAACAGTGTCGGCTATGTCATGTGTGGCGCACTCGATGTGGGATTGCTGCGTGACAAACTCGCGAGCCGCGGCATCATCGCCGCGCGTGCGACCGGCGTCAAGACCATGGAGGAATTGATCCAGGGCAACGTCGAAAGCTGCACCCAGGAGGCCGAAGCCATCGGCATCACAGTCGGCATGTCCATGACAGATGCGTTGAAACGCATAGGAGAAGCGGAACGACGGGCGCTTCGCGGCGCAGAGTAAAGGCGTTCGCCTGAGGCGGGCGTGGAAGGCCGGCGACGGCACGCTGTGGAAGCACTGGTGTGCGGGGCTGGGAGGCGGCCCGGGGAAGGCGGCGGCCGCAGGGGCTAGCGCGGGGCGGCATGGGCGTG
This is a stretch of genomic DNA from Alicyclobacillus dauci. It encodes these proteins:
- a CDS encoding ABC transporter ATP-binding protein, whose protein sequence is MSNVLEVKDLQIQFQIDEKYYKAVQGVNFHIGAGETLGLVGESGCGKSVTSMSIMRLLKDPTKVTGEIVYNDRDLLKLTEPQMRRVRGNEIGMIFQEPMTSLNPVHKIGRQIGETLILHRGMTPRQAQREAIEMLKKVGIPRPEQIVDEYPHQLSGGMRQRVMIAIAMACNPTLLIADEPTTALDVTIQAQILELMKKLAKENGTSILLITHDLGVVAEMCDRVAVMYAGRVVEEGPVRKIFHNPQHPYTRGLLNSIPKMTGERKRLEPIEGNVPSLRNMPEGCRFAPRCPFAMDKCVTHNPDLFEVEDGHRSRCFLQEGGR
- a CDS encoding 3D domain-containing protein translates to MDNRQKFQNRITRVCLVGVTLWSATWNVVTAKPLSDRNLDNTAIYAFGKSYDLSQYNTQKGAFLLTAYNLDKRSTGKSPGDPGFGITATGTLAETGRTVAVDPRIVPYGSLLYIDGIGWRVAEDTGGAIRGHHIDVLVDSRQKAMVFGVKRDCQVKVFIPNRTNWSVRAIRDQSQVSYR
- a CDS encoding DUF86 domain-containing protein, yielding MFVTEAQKEQIRAWLKGLDERVSWMLTLAQREDPWELDLTWRLAAERALHTSVEYTTDIGSLIIDALVMRDPGGYADILKVLVEENVLENDWFVSFSEIMPLRARFIRDHANVQPHEVREAVERFGPMFPAFSSAIVQYFHL
- a CDS encoding NUDIX domain-containing protein, encoding MRDASDTDIWSPAHDLHMNQSRLTELPHSVLIFPIMIGGLVWVHHPTRGWEVPGGKLEHGESPEEAARREAFEEAGLTLGKLNWVAEYQFDTSHHRQSVRKWVYLADVLDIAARPQASEIMDVCIFRPVVEPIDARHRQDISPIMKDTMYEDIWPFVKDVLEAGSGVSACL
- a CDS encoding divergent PAP2 family protein; protein product: MPDFPHFVQGLWSNAPLMAALCAIIITQALKVPVHFVQTRSWDFHKVIDAGGMPSSHAAGVVALATALWFVVGPQSPVFATAVVFAAIVLYDAGGIRRHAGEHAVLLNRIAMEFSQRTLTEPAAAEQLEGERLKEILGHEPGEIVVGGLLGLVIGIFFGKWW
- a CDS encoding M42 family metallopeptidase, with translation MNVKSRIEVIRELCDANGISGYESNVRKVYEQHLTPLSESIVRDNTGGIVGVKTGDAKGPRVLVTGHLDEIGFMVTNITKEGFIKFQTIGGWWSQVMLSQRVVVQTRKGDVIGVTGSKPPHILPAKERNEVVEIKDMFIDIGAFSREEAEEMGVKPGDAIVPWSPFTQMTNSKLFVAKALDNRLGCATALEVLRDLQGEKHPNTVYAGATTQEEVGLRGARTLVHKVDPDVAIALDVGIAGDTPGVSEDERGHLADVGKGPLLMIFDGSMIPNNRFRDFVLDTASDAKIPVQVESLQGGGTDAGAFHLHGIGVPSVAIGYATRYIHSHNAIFHQDDFENGVRLVTELVKRLDSTVVKDIQQW
- a CDS encoding YunC family protein is translated as MVKIEPIWIDGYAFTTTHVALPKTNLLMVSNSVGYVMCGALDVGLLRDKLASRGIIAARATGVKTMEELIQGNVESCTQEAEAIGITVGMSMTDALKRIGEAERRALRGAE